Genomic window (Helianthus annuus cultivar XRQ/B chromosome 3, HanXRQr2.0-SUNRISE, whole genome shotgun sequence):
GAGTCCAATGCATCAAAACCCGTATGATCTTGAGGAGGAGGGATTTCGTGATCCTTTCCATACAGAAGTTTCGTCATTCATGAGTTTGAATAAAAAGAAAGATaattctgagggggcaagcactcccggtgaCATGGGTTTACATGGATAGTATAGCTGCATGGAATATAAGGGGCTTGAACCGGCCCCTGAAACAAAGGGAGGTTCAGCAAATAGTTAAAGAAAATCATCTGAATGTATGTGCTATATTAGAGTCTCATGTAGAGGTCTCAAATCTGTCAAAGGTGTGTGGTAGAGTGTTTAAAAAGTGGGATTGGACGTCTAATGGAGCGGTTTGCAACAAAGGAACCAGAATTATTGTGGGATGGAATGATGACCACGTTCAGCTTATGGTGCTAGCTCAAACAGACCAGGTGATGCATGTTCAACTTAAGTCAAAGATTGATTCCAAAATTTTGTTTGTCTCTTTTGTCTATGCTAAGAATACCTATCAAGAACGACGGGTTCTCTGGCAAGATTTATGCAAGCATAGTTTGGTAGCTGGGAGCCATTCGTGGATAGTTATGGGGGATTTCAACTCGGCCCTCTATATGGATGACTGCCTGCATGGTACGTCTACTCCAACAATAGGTATGAGGGAGTTTTTTGAATGTGTTCAAAAGAATGAGTTAATGGACATTCCAGGCCATGGTCTTCACTTTACGTGGAACCAAAAACCTAACGACGGTGTAGGTATCTTAAAGAAGATTGACCGGGTGATGGGTAACGTTGCTTTTTTGGACGATTTTCCGAATGCCCATGTGGTTTATCATCCGTACCGGTTGTCGGACCATACTCCATGTATACTGAAAACGGCTAGAGAGATCCGAATGAAGCCAAAACCTTTCAAGTTTGCGAACTTCATTGCTGCTAAAGATGGTTTTAAGGAGTGTGTTAAGGCTGAATGGAGTAAAAACATGGTAGGTATTCCGATGCTATCAgtggtgaagaagcttcgaaacCTCAAACACCCGTTACGGAGCCTTCTTCACAAGCAAGGTAACTTGCATGTTAAGGTTAATGATCTTAGAGCTCGTTTGGATGATGTTCATAAACTGATTGATCAGAACCCGTTTGATGCGGATCTACGGGCCAAAGAATCACAGATTATCAAAGACCTCCAGAGCGCTGCTTATGATGAGGAATTGTTTGTGAAACAGAAAGCCAAGCTTGACTGGCTTAGTGCGGGTGACGGTAACACGACTTATTTTCACAATTTCGTTAAGAGTAGAAATGCAAGGAGCAAAATTCATTCTATTAACGATGTTGATGGTAATCATTTTGAAGGCCCAGATGTGGAATGTGCTATAGTTGATCACTACATGAAGTTTTTGGGTATAGAATCTGCGGTGGAGGACATGAATATAGAGGAGTTGTTTTCAAATACCGTAAATCCGGTTGATGCTAATCACATGATTCGGCCTGTGACTCGTGAAGAAATAAAGGCTGCAATGTTTAGTATTGGAGATAATAAAGCTCCAGGGCCAGATGGTTTTACGTCAGTTTTTTTCAAGAAAACTTGGGATATAGTGGGTGAAGAGGTCTCGGATGCGATTATGCAGTTTTTTGATAATGGTAAATTGCTTCAACAGGTTAATCATACTATAATTGCTCTTGTCCCTAAAGTTCCTACTCCTTCGTCGGTGCTCGACTACAGACCCATCTCTTGCTGCAATGTTATTCTTAAATGTATAAGCAAAATTTTGGCGGATCGAATAAAAGGGAGTTTGGGTGGTTTGGTGAATATAAATCAATCGGCTTTCATTCCGGGTAGGAGGATTTCTGATAATATCCTGCTCACTCAGGAGTTAATGCATAATTACCATCTTCATAAGGGAAAACCAAGGTGTGCCTTCAAGATTGACATTCAGAAAGCCTACGATACGGTTAGCTGGTCTTTTCTAAAGTCTATTCTAATCAAGTTTGGTTTCCCTAGTAGAATGGTTGATTGGATAATGACATGTGTGTCCACTGTTTCGTTTTCCTTGAGTGTTAATGGGAATCTTTGTGGTTACTTCAAAGGTAAAAGAGGCCTTAGGCAGGGAGATCCTATATCCCCTTATTTGTTCACGTTAGTTATGGAAGTTCTTTCGTTGCTGTTACAAAAAGCTGCTGATCAACACCCTGCGTTCAGATATCATGATAAGTGCAAGCAGCAGAAGATTATCAACGTGTCCTTTGCCGATGATCTTTTCCTGTTTATTAACCCGGACATGGTCTCTGTTAAAGTGATGCGTGATACATTGGAATTGTTTACTAGAATGTCGGGATTAACTCCGAATCTAGCTAAAAGCACTACATTCTTTTGCAATGTCTCTCATGTGGTCAAGCAGGAAATTCGGTCGCTATTGCCGTTTCAAGAGGGAGAGCTCCCTGTGAAGTATTTGGGAGTGCCTCTTATATCTACTAAGCTTATGTATAAGGATTGCAAGATTCTTGTGGACCGGGTAGATAAAAAGATCGATCATTGGATGAATAAAACTCTTTCTTTTGCGGGTAGACTCCAACTGATTAAATCAGTCATATCGGCTATGCATATTTATTGGGCATCTGTGTTTATGCTTCCGGCGCGTATTATTGGTGATATTGAAAAGCGTATGCGGAATTTTCTATGGAGCGGGGGGCTGAATAAAGTTAGCCATCCTAAAGTGGCATGGAAAAATGTTTTTCTTCCTAAGACGGAAGGGGGATTGGGTATTCGAAGGATCCAGGATATGAATAAAGCTCTTCTTGCTAATCATGTTTGGAGTATTTTGCTTAAAAGGGAGTCGTTGTGGGTTAAATGGGCCCATTCCTACAGGATTAAGGGTAAGAACTTTTGGGATATACCGTTTCGGGGCAGCATGACTTGGGGGTGGCGGAAAATTCTTAAGCTTCGTGCTTCTATTCGTCAGTTTACTTGGTATGAGATTGGTAATGGCCGGAGCACGAATGCATGGCATGATAACTGGTGTAATCATAGTCCCTTGGGAGCCTTCATTACGCCAAGACGCATACATGGGGCGGGATTTAATATGAGCTCTAAAGTTGCGGATC
Coding sequences:
- the LOC110931776 gene encoding uncharacterized protein LOC110931776 encodes the protein MEASQIKPTDNDARHAKPPDILTSTLNPNKGFASRTLNIDGKTFCPRRGVSSDNQQGQKVVNIIDELTKITVPVDVQTDGQHDANLETVNLVGDRSNLNLSPQATYADRVKNNMKGKREVNFRLLESMETVEEADVVIPKEAVRQVQKKFENVLYGYFLGDRLPFPVVDYYVKNVWVKYGFVKAMMNSEGFFFFKFATKEGMNQVLEGGPWLIRKMPLFLNVWGPTVSLKKDGIKSVPVWVKFHNVPLAVYSDDGLSLLALKVGIPKRLDAYTADMCIDNWGRTSYARALVEINAENELKSQVVVAIPKMDEEGFVKESIRIEYEWKPHRCDTCRIFGHNNSSCPSNPKDKAKQVTIDDEGYIMDRRKIAKHGFPQKKQKPRFVYKPKPNSNGASTSGTKEQPETKKASYHVDTQNKFESLADDSLKSGTLNELNYGDSIYEKPQSSGSSQVEKSPMHQNPYDLEEEGFRDPFHTEVSSFMSLNKKKDNSEGASTPGDMESHVEVSNLSKVCGRVFKKWDWTSNGAVCNKGTRIIVGWNDDHVQLMVLAQTDQVMHVQLKSKIDSKILFVSFVYAKNTYQERRVLWQDLCKHSLVAGSHSWIVMGDFNSALYMDDCLHGTSTPTIGMREFFECVQKNELMDIPGHGLHFTWNQKPNDGVGILKKIDRVMGNVAFLDDFPNAHVVYHPYRLSDHTPCILKTAREIRMKPKPFKFANFIAAKDGFKECVKAEWSKNMVGIPMLSVVKKLRNLKHPLRSLLHKQGNLHVKVNDLRARLDDVHKLIDQNPFDADLRAKESQIIKDLQSAAYDEELFVKQKAKLDWLSAGDGNTTYFHNFVKSRNARSKIHSINDVDGNHFEGPDVECAIVDHYMKFLGIESAVEDMNIEELFSNTVNPVDANHMIRPVTREEIKAAMFSIGDNKAPGPDGFTSVFFKKTWDIVGEEVSDAIMQFFDNGKLLQQVNHTIIALVPKVPTPSSVLDYRPISCCNVILKCISKILADRIKGSLGGLVNINQSAFIPGRRISDNILLTQELMHNYHLHKGKPRCAFKIDIQKAYDTVSWSFLKSILIKFGFPSRMVDWIMTCVSTVSFSLSVNGNLCGYFKGKRGLRQGDPISPYLFTLVMEVLSLLLQKAADQHPAFRYHDKCKQQKIINVSFADDLFLFINPDMVSVKVMRDTLELFTRMSGLTPNLAKSTTFFCNVSHVVKQEIRSLLPFQEGELPVKYLGVPLISTKLMYKDCKILVDRVDKKIDHWMNKTLSFAGRLQLIKSVISAMHIYWASVFMLPARIIGDIEKRMRNFLWSGGLNKVSHPKVAWKNVFLPKTEGGLGIRRIQDMNKALLANHVWSILLKRESLWVKWAHSYRIKGKNFWDIPFRGSMTWGWRKILKLRASIRQFTWYEIGNGRSTNAWHDNWCNHSPLGAFITPRRIHGAGFNMSSKVADLVSHRSEWIWPSSWLQLYPGLMSLVPPILNQNVPDKLLWKDRYAKHREFSTYEAWDNVRSRGEEVHWAELVWFSQCIPRHSFHMWLVIKNKLKTQDRMGIWDAGSATNLNLMCCPLCWNGKDSRDHLFFQCSFGLQVWNMVKDLAYMETVDANWDSIMNWFYQNPSGKSSEFLVGKMVVAASTYFIWQERNNRLFSTKQREATLIANIILHTVRMKLMTFKPGRGSKSPLLLERWKFQVKTMSIDPG